A region of Candidatus Bathyarchaeia archaeon DNA encodes the following proteins:
- a CDS encoding DUF6784 domain-containing protein: MGKESSRGEVAVISPGRYAVVMVLIIALTAIMIPKTVMTFWAHGQEEGAWGGTGTEWGFLPLSIVWIIAVLMSFMGNKAFNRAEMALFTGLGAFAGVLVSHGYLMGISCISLIVPNVPAYSEALKLIPDFWVCKNIDVVKGAWIGGSSPPWLELAPYLLLEMIYMIVTGGIIICLASIFQRKFIYIDRLPFPSVVPAIVTVDLYDRKVNGSRAIIKDKWIWLGWIFGAIWAGPMTINMFYPLIPREHVFGRVPLDAQLAPIFSPYHVEGWWFIDPHTTVWYTIMPLDVLASIAIFDIIFYWIYPLAAHFTGAMAPGVSAWSYYWGDVAPGMAWLHMEHTGVWIGIGLWMIISGWKYLKDSFSRAIKGVSSSIPGDISDRALWITFILLWIIWMVIWVASGANIGVLIFTAVLYSVTMIGQMWVQSHNIEWLAAPFTWWTGHNYVFAFGEAIGAYTNPSTSLAALTARAMPQALPLSNANWSGAMPTLFAYKMCETGGVSPKTMFKSLFILLSAIAVIGVPIVTSMLYKYGAGVVLSGAAGGGGDINPVQAMAANAESGVFAPFTYWSSYKVTWTVIGIIFPIILFVLRSRFPWFFLHPAALMIWPICYGLFRSVPALIIKVAVLKIGGAKFYENVWVRIVAGFILGMITLDLVAMWALAAKTF, translated from the coding sequence CCTGGACGCTATGCAGTTGTCATGGTTCTTATCATAGCTTTGACGGCGATCATGATACCGAAAACCGTCATGACCTTTTGGGCTCATGGACAGGAGGAAGGCGCTTGGGGTGGAACTGGAACCGAGTGGGGTTTCTTGCCTTTAAGTATTGTTTGGATAATTGCTGTTCTAATGTCATTTATGGGCAATAAAGCGTTCAATAGGGCGGAAATGGCTTTGTTCACTGGTTTAGGCGCATTTGCAGGCGTCTTGGTCAGTCACGGGTATCTCATGGGGATTTCATGCATATCCTTAATCGTTCCTAACGTACCAGCTTACAGCGAGGCGCTTAAGCTGATACCCGACTTCTGGGTTTGCAAGAACATAGATGTTGTTAAGGGGGCATGGATTGGCGGCTCATCTCCACCATGGTTGGAGCTTGCACCTTACTTGCTATTGGAAATGATCTACATGATTGTGACTGGTGGAATAATAATATGTCTGGCATCAATATTTCAGAGAAAATTCATTTACATCGACAGACTACCATTTCCAAGCGTTGTACCAGCTATAGTAACTGTAGATTTATATGATCGAAAGGTGAATGGGAGCAGAGCCATAATTAAGGATAAGTGGATCTGGCTTGGCTGGATATTTGGAGCGATATGGGCTGGCCCAATGACAATTAACATGTTCTACCCACTAATTCCAAGGGAACACGTTTTTGGAAGAGTACCTTTAGATGCACAGCTTGCGCCGATTTTCAGCCCATATCATGTTGAAGGCTGGTGGTTTATAGACCCGCATACAACAGTGTGGTACACTATAATGCCACTAGACGTCTTGGCCTCCATAGCGATATTTGACATAATATTCTACTGGATATATCCGCTGGCAGCGCACTTCACGGGCGCAATGGCGCCCGGAGTAAGCGCTTGGAGCTACTATTGGGGCGACGTTGCTCCAGGCATGGCGTGGCTGCATATGGAGCATACTGGGGTGTGGATAGGCATAGGCCTATGGATGATCATATCGGGCTGGAAATACTTAAAAGACAGCTTCTCAAGGGCAATAAAAGGCGTCTCCTCGTCAATTCCAGGAGATATTTCTGACAGAGCTCTCTGGATAACCTTTATTCTACTGTGGATAATCTGGATGGTTATATGGGTTGCTTCAGGGGCGAATATCGGCGTTCTAATATTTACAGCAGTGTTATACAGCGTGACAATGATAGGGCAGATGTGGGTTCAGAGCCACAATATAGAGTGGCTGGCAGCCCCATTCACCTGGTGGACTGGCCATAATTATGTGTTCGCTTTTGGAGAAGCTATAGGGGCTTACACTAATCCATCAACAAGCCTAGCTGCCTTAACTGCAAGAGCTATGCCACAAGCCCTACCGCTATCTAACGCAAACTGGTCGGGCGCTATGCCTACGCTCTTCGCCTATAAGATGTGCGAGACTGGCGGCGTTAGTCCGAAAACGATGTTTAAGTCGCTTTTCATACTGCTGTCCGCGATAGCTGTTATAGGAGTGCCAATAGTCACATCAATGCTCTACAAGTATGGAGCTGGCGTAGTCCTTTCCGGAGCCGCTGGCGGTGGTGGAGACATTAACCCTGTTCAAGCGATGGCAGCGAACGCGGAGTCCGGAGTTTTCGCGCCGTTCACCTACTGGTCTTCATATAAAGTTACGTGGACAGTTATTGGAATAATATTCCCAATAATATTGTTTGTGCTGAGATCAAGGTTCCCATGGTTCTTCCTACATCCGGCGGCGCTGATGATATGGCCCATATGCTACGGTCTATTCAGATCGGTTCCAGCATTAATAATAAAGGTGGCTGTTCTTAAGATAGGCGGAGCCAAGTTCTACGAAAACGTATGGGTTAGAATAGTGGCAGGCTTCATCTTAGGCATGATAACGCTAGACTTAGTAGCGATGTGGGCATTAGCCGCTAAAACGTTCTAA